GGCGAGCGCGTACGGACCGCCCGAGCCGATCGCGGCCACGCCGTCGTCCGGCTCGATGATGTCGCCGCTGCCGGACAGCACGAAGAGGTGGGCGCGGTCGGCGACCACGAGCAGCGCTTCGAGCCGCCGCAGCACGCGGTCCGAGCGCCAGTCTTTGGCCAGCGCCACGACGGCGCGGGTGAGATCGCCGCGCGTCTCGCGGAGCTTCTCTTCGAGGCGGTCGTAAAGCGTCAACCCGTCCGCGGCGGAGCCGGCGAACCCGAGCAGCACGCCGTCGCCGGCGCGGCGGACCTTCCGCGCGCCGTGCTTGAGGACGGTCGACCCTACGGTGACTTGTCCGTCGCCGGCCACGGCGACCCGGCCGTCACGGCGCACGGCGACGACGGTCGTCGAGCGAATCGTACCGTCGGGGCGGCTAACGCCGGACTCGCCGGCACCCATGTGATGAACGCCGGCCTCGTTCAGGGTCGGGCGCCGGCGTGCTCCGGCTCGCGGGACTGCGGGGCTTCCTTGTACGGGCACTGCTTGTTGCTGCAGACGATCGTCGGCGGAGTCCCCCGACGGGCGCGCTTCGCGACCAGCATCGAGCCGCAGGTCGGGCACATCCGCCCGGTCGGCCGGTCCCACGACACGTACGTGCAGTTGGGATAGTTCGCGCAGCCGTAGAACACCCGGCCCTTGCGCGTCCGGCGCTCGACGACCTCGCCGTTGTCCACCGGGCAGCGCACGCCGATGCCGACGGGCCGGGTGTACGAGCACTCCGGATAGCCCGAGCAGGCAATGAACTCCCCATACCGTCCGCGCCGCTTGACGAGCGGCTTGCCGCAGCGGGGGCAGGGCTCGCCGATCTCCTCCGGGGTCATCTCGACCTCTTGGATCTCCTGCTCCGCCTTCACGAGCTCGTCCGAGAACGGCCGGTAGAAACCGGCGAGAAGACCGACCCAGTCCTCGGCCCCCCCCTCGACTTTGTCGAGGTTCTCCTCCATCCGCGCCGTGAACTCCACATCCACGACGTTGGGAAAGTGCTCGACGAGCAGCGCGTTCACGAGGATCCCGAGGTCGGTCGGATACAACCGCCGGTCCTCGAGCTCGACGTAGCCGCGGTGCTTGATCGTCTCGATGATCGGCGCGTAGGTGCTCGGCCGGCCGATCCCCCGCTCCTCGAGCGCGCGCACGAGCGTCGCCTCGGTGTAACGGGGCGGCGGCTGCGTGAAGTGCTGCTGCGGATCGAGCCCGAGCAGGCGAAGCTTTTCGCCGGCGGTGAGGTCGGGCAGCCAGCCTTCCGGCGTCTCCTCCTCGCCGTTGTCACGGCCCTCCAGATACACGCGGAGGAACCCCGGAAACTTCACGCGCGATCCGGTTGCCCGCAGGAGGTACGGCCCGGCGTTGATGTCGACGGCCAGAGTGTCCATCACCGCCGACGCCATCTGGCTCGCCACGAACCGCTCCCAGATCAGCTTGTACACCTTGTACTGATCGGCCTTGAGGCGGGACCGGACCGCGTCGGGCGTCCGGGTCACGGACGTGGGCCTGATCGCTTCGTGCGCCTCCTGCGCGTCGCGCCGTGAGGTGTAGCGCCGCGGCTTCTCCGGCACGTAGTCCGCGCCGTAGGTCGCGCCGATGTACTCGCGCGCCTGCTGCTGGGCCGACTCCGCGATGTTCACCGAGTCGGTGCGCATGTAGGTGATCAGACCGACGGTTCCCTCCGGCCCGACGTCGAGGCCCTCGTACAGCTGCTGGGCCACGACCATCGTGCGCGCCGCGGAGTAGCCGAGCTTCCGGTTCGCCTCCTGCTGCAGCGTGCTGGTTGTGAACGGCGCCGCCGGATTCCGCTGCTGATCCCGCCGGCGCACCTCGCCGACGACATAGGGCAGCCGCTCCAGTTCCGCGACGAGCGCTTTGGCCTCCGTCTCATTGCCGATCGAGATCTTGTCGGAGCCCTTGCCGATGAACTTGGCGAGGAAGGACGCGTCCGCGACCTGGGGCGCCGCGCCGCCCTGCTGGATGAGGCGCGCGGCGATCGACCAGTACTCCTGGGGAACGAACGCGTCGATCTCCTTTTCGCGTTCGACGATCAGGCGCACAGCCACCGACTGCACGCGCCCTGCGCTCAGGCCGCCGCGCACTTTGCGCCACAGTAGAGGGCTCAGCTTGTAGCCGACGAGTCGGTCGAGGATCCGGCGCGCCTGCTGTGCGTTGACGAGGCTGGTCTGAATCTCGCGCGGGTGCTGCAGGGCGCGGCGCACCGCGTCACGCGTCACCTCATGAAACTCGATCCGCTTGATCTTGTCGTTGACCGGCGTGAGAATGTTGGAGAGGTGCCACGAGATCGCCTCGCCCTCCCGGTCCGGGTCGGTGGCCAGGTATACCGTCGATGCTTTCTTGGCCGCCGACTTGAGCTCTTTGATGATCGGGCCCTTGCCCTTCGGCACCAGATACTTGGGCGCGAACGCGTGTTCTACGTCCACGCCGAGCTGGCTGCGCGGAAGGTCCTTCACATGTCCCATCGAGGCCATGACGTCGTACCGGCCGTCGAGGAGCTTCTTGAGCGTCCTCGCCTTGGTCGGTGATTCGACGACGACCAGTGATCTCGCCACGCTGTCCCTCCCAGCAATTTGCCGCGCGGCCCGTGGCCGGACGACGCCCGCCGTTCGTTCCCTGACGATTGCGCGTTTCTGACGATTACGCGTTACTTCAATAATATTAGTAACGGCATCGTCGGAGGATTCTATACCCCTCCCTTTCTATTGTCAAATTTGTCGCTTCCAAGACCTGGCCGACGCGACGTAGA
This genomic interval from bacterium contains the following:
- the hslV gene encoding ATP-dependent protease subunit HslV: MGAGESGVSRPDGTIRSTTVVAVRRDGRVAVAGDGQVTVGSTVLKHGARKVRRAGDGVLLGFAGSAADGLTLYDRLEEKLRETRGDLTRAVVALAKDWRSDRVLRRLEALLVVADRAHLFVLSGSGDIIEPDDGVAAIGSGGPYALAAARALLTHSSLDAEAVAREALRVAAEICVYTNDQVTVEVLD
- the topA gene encoding type I DNA topoisomerase → MARSLVVVESPTKARTLKKLLDGRYDVMASMGHVKDLPRSQLGVDVEHAFAPKYLVPKGKGPIIKELKSAAKKASTVYLATDPDREGEAISWHLSNILTPVNDKIKRIEFHEVTRDAVRRALQHPREIQTSLVNAQQARRILDRLVGYKLSPLLWRKVRGGLSAGRVQSVAVRLIVEREKEIDAFVPQEYWSIAARLIQQGGAAPQVADASFLAKFIGKGSDKISIGNETEAKALVAELERLPYVVGEVRRRDQQRNPAAPFTTSTLQQEANRKLGYSAARTMVVAQQLYEGLDVGPEGTVGLITYMRTDSVNIAESAQQQAREYIGATYGADYVPEKPRRYTSRRDAQEAHEAIRPTSVTRTPDAVRSRLKADQYKVYKLIWERFVASQMASAVMDTLAVDINAGPYLLRATGSRVKFPGFLRVYLEGRDNGEEETPEGWLPDLTAGEKLRLLGLDPQQHFTQPPPRYTEATLVRALEERGIGRPSTYAPIIETIKHRGYVELEDRRLYPTDLGILVNALLVEHFPNVVDVEFTARMEENLDKVEGGAEDWVGLLAGFYRPFSDELVKAEQEIQEVEMTPEEIGEPCPRCGKPLVKRRGRYGEFIACSGYPECSYTRPVGIGVRCPVDNGEVVERRTRKGRVFYGCANYPNCTYVSWDRPTGRMCPTCGSMLVAKRARRGTPPTIVCSNKQCPYKEAPQSREPEHAGARP